GCTGTTCCACAAGCAAGATGCTCATGGTTCCTTTACTTATCGCTTACAGAAAGCGAAGTTCGATTATCTAAAAGTGTCCAGAGCCTATAAAACCACAATAGCGGAAAATTATGTGGGCCTACCCTTTGAATCCTTTGAAATGTAGAATGATGAACTATTCAACGGCTATTAAATGGTTTTTTTATGATGTAAATTGTAAGGTCGAGCTGTCATATCGAGCGCAGTCGAGATGCGAGACCTCGATAAAAAATCAAGTTATCATTGTTAATCCGAAAAATATAAAGAATTGAAAGCGGTACCTGTAATAACAGCACAAAAGGCGGCAAGTCTTGTTAAAAATGGGGATACCCTAATGGTTGGAGGCTTTGGAATGACGGGCAACCCCGTGAACATCGTTCACGAACTGGCCAAGACACAGACAAAGGACCTTACCTATATTGCAAACAACGTAGGGGAACCCAATATGGGAGGGGGGCGCTTGTTGAACAACGGACAGTTGAAAAAAATGATCGGTTCTTTCTTTACTTCCAATCGGGAAGCGGTATTGGCCGCCCAAGAAGGTCGGGTGGAATATGAATTATTGCCCCAAGGCACCCTGGCAGAAGCGATTAGGGCAGGAGGTGCAGGTATAGGCGGATTTTATACCCCAACGTCGGCAGGAACCCTGATTGCAAAAGGCAGGGAAACTAAAGTACTCGATGGCAAGGAACAGGTATTCATAGAAGGAATTAATGGAAATGTAGCCTTTATACGAGCTTGGAAGGCCGATACGGCCGGAAATCTGCAATACCGAATGACCGAACAAAACTTTAACCGTGCCATGGCTACCGCGGCGGATATTGTCATTGCAGAAGTACAGGAAATTGTTCCCGTGGGCGAGCTGGACCCTAATGAAATACATACCCCGGGTTGTTTTGTGGATTATTTGGTAGAACGCAAACTAACTTTGGAAGATTTGGGTATCTCGGCATCGGTCGGATCCTCAAAAGTGGTCGATGAAAAACGGATGAACATGGCCAAGCGTGCCTTTGCGGAATTGAGCAAAGGTGATGTGGTAAATTTAGGTATTGGAATCCCCACCTTGGTAGCCGATTATATTACCCCTGAAGATGGTATCATTCTCCATACCGAAAATGGGATGTTGGGTGTAGGCCCGGAACCCAAAGATGGGGGAGGAGCGATGCATTATCCCGTAAATGCGGGTAAAGTGCCGGTAACGGCATTGGAGGGCAGTAGCTATTTTGATAGTGCCGATAGTTTTGCCATGATTCGTGGTGGACATATTGATGTGGCCATTATGGGAGGATTGGAAGTTGATGCCCAGGGGAACCTCGCCAACTGGTCCGTACCCGGAAAGCCTTTGTTGGGTGTGGGCGGGGCAATGGATTTGGCCTCCGGAGCAAAGAAATTAATCATTACTTTAGGCCATACCGATAGGGACGGCAATTCCAAAGTTGTGGAAAACTGCAGCTTGCCTATAACCGATTTTAACTGTGTGGATGTCCTGATCACGGAACTGGCGGTCTTTAAATTTATTGAAGGGCAATTGACCTTAACGGAAATTTTACCGGGAAGTAGCCTGGAGGAGGTCCGTGAAAAGACAGCCGCCAAATTTGTTGAACAATTAGCATAACCGAATGAAAGAAGCATATATCGTAGACGCAATACGCACCCCCATAGGAAGTTTTAGAGGAGCTTTGGCCCCGGTTCGCGCCGATGATTTGGCGGCCATTCCGATCAAGGCCCTGTTAGAAAAATATCCAAACTTGCCCAAGGACGCTATTGATGATGTTATTTTGGGCTGTCATAACCAAGCAGGGGAGGACAATCGGAATGTTGCTCGAATGGCCCTGTTATTGGCCGGTTTGCCCTATACCGTTCCCGGGGAAACGGTCAACCGATTATGCTCCTCAGGAATGTCCGCCGTGATTCATGCGAATCGGGCCATCAAAGCCGGTGACGGGGAGGTATTTATTTCCGGGGGGATGGAACACATGTCCCGCGGACCCTACGTAATTTCCAAAGTATCAACCGCATTTGGCAACGATTCCAAAATGGAAGATTCCAGTTTTGGCTGGCGCTTTGTGAACAAAAAGCTTCATGAAATGTACGGTACCGATGCCATGGGTGTTACTGCAGAGAATTTGGCGGAAAAGTTCAATATCAGTCGGGAAGACCAAGATTTGTTTGCCTATAACTCGCAAATGAAAGCGACCAAAGCACAACAAAATGGCGTTTTAGCCGAAGAAATCTGCATTGTGGAAATTCCGCAACGGAAGGGAGACCCTATTTTGGTTACCCAAGATGAATTTATTCGTCCGGATACCACGTTGGAGAAATTGGCCACCCTAAGAACCGTCTTTAAAAAGGACGGGACGGTGACGGCGGGAAATGCCTCGGGACTGAATGATGGAGCCGCGGCGATGTTGGTCGTTTCGGAAGAAGCATTGAAGAAATACGGACTAAAACCGAAGGCTAGAATCGTAGCTTCGGCAGTGGTGGGGGTAGAACCGAGAATCATGGGAATTGGTCCGGTCTATGCCACCAGAAAGGTTTTGGAAAAAACGGGCCTTTCCCTTAAGGATATGGACGTGATGGAATTCAATGAAGCTTTTTCCGCACAAGCCCTGGCCTGTACCCGGGAATTGGGATTGGCCGATGACGACCCAAGAATAAACCCGAATGGAGGAGCCATTGCCATTGGTCACCCTTTGGGAATGTCCGGCACACGAA
This window of the Maribacter cobaltidurans genome carries:
- the pcaF gene encoding 3-oxoadipyl-CoA thiolase — encoded protein: MKEAYIVDAIRTPIGSFRGALAPVRADDLAAIPIKALLEKYPNLPKDAIDDVILGCHNQAGEDNRNVARMALLLAGLPYTVPGETVNRLCSSGMSAVIHANRAIKAGDGEVFISGGMEHMSRGPYVISKVSTAFGNDSKMEDSSFGWRFVNKKLHEMYGTDAMGVTAENLAEKFNISREDQDLFAYNSQMKATKAQQNGVLAEEICIVEIPQRKGDPILVTQDEFIRPDTTLEKLATLRTVFKKDGTVTAGNASGLNDGAAAMLVVSEEALKKYGLKPKARIVASAVVGVEPRIMGIGPVYATRKVLEKTGLSLKDMDVMEFNEAFSAQALACTRELGLADDDPRINPNGGAIAIGHPLGMSGTRILQAATNQLVRNSGKYGLTTMCVGVGMGYAVIVERTV
- a CDS encoding 3-oxoacid CoA-transferase gives rise to the protein MKAVPVITAQKAASLVKNGDTLMVGGFGMTGNPVNIVHELAKTQTKDLTYIANNVGEPNMGGGRLLNNGQLKKMIGSFFTSNREAVLAAQEGRVEYELLPQGTLAEAIRAGGAGIGGFYTPTSAGTLIAKGRETKVLDGKEQVFIEGINGNVAFIRAWKADTAGNLQYRMTEQNFNRAMATAADIVIAEVQEIVPVGELDPNEIHTPGCFVDYLVERKLTLEDLGISASVGSSKVVDEKRMNMAKRAFAELSKGDVVNLGIGIPTLVADYITPEDGIILHTENGMLGVGPEPKDGGGAMHYPVNAGKVPVTALEGSSYFDSADSFAMIRGGHIDVAIMGGLEVDAQGNLANWSVPGKPLLGVGGAMDLASGAKKLIITLGHTDRDGNSKVVENCSLPITDFNCVDVLITELAVFKFIEGQLTLTEILPGSSLEEVREKTAAKFVEQLA